A genomic window from Equus asinus isolate D_3611 breed Donkey chromosome 25, EquAss-T2T_v2, whole genome shotgun sequence includes:
- the ARHGEF2 gene encoding rho guanine nucleotide exchange factor 2 isoform X4 — protein MHEPPGGPLIAEPRRTGHLSGTAAPRWPILPRGNLSQSSAADLSQSCSQLEGGSGTWAGSSLRRTLSFLLGMTGKAKTREKEKMKEAKDARYTNGHLFTTISVSGMTMCYACNKSITAKEALICPTCNVTIHNRCKDTLANCTKVKQKQQKAALLKNNTALQSVSLRSKTTTRERPSSAIYPSDSFRQSLLGSRRGRSSLSLAKSVSTTNIAGHFNDESPLGLRRILSQSTDSLNMRNRTLSVESLIDEGAEVIYNELMSDFEMDEKDFAADSWSLAVDSSFLQQHKKEVMKQQDVIYELIQTELHHVRTLKIMTRLFRTGMLEELQLEPAVVQGLFPCVDELSDIHTRFLSQLLERRRQALCPGSTRNFVIDRLGDLLISQFSGPSAEQMRKTYSEFCSRHTKALKLYKELYARDKRFQQFIRKVTRSAVLKRHGVQECILLVTQRITKYPVLINRILQHSHGMEEERQDLTTALGLMKELLSNVDQDVHELEKGARLQEIYNRMDPRAQTPVPGKGPFGREELLRRKLIHDGCLLWKTATGRFKDVLMLLMTDVLVFLQEKDQKYIFPTLDKPSVVPLQNLIVRDIANQEKGMFLISSGPPEMYEVHTASRDDRSTWIRVIQQSVRVCPSRDDFPLIETEDEAYLRRIKMELQQKDRALVELLQEKVGLFAEMTHFQVEEDGGSGMPLPTLPRGLFRSESLESPRGERLLQDAIREVESLKDLLVGPGVELLSTSREPALPTDPDSGGNTSPGVTANGEARTFNGSIELCRADSDSSQKDRNGNQLRSPQEEALQRLVNLYGLLHGLQAAVAQQDTLMEARFPEGPERREKLSRANSRDGDAGRAGVAPGAPEKQATELALLQRQHTLLQEELRRCRRLGEERATEAGSLEARLRESEQARALLEREAEEARRQLAALGQTEPLPAEAPWARRPLDPRRRSLPAGDALYLSFTPPQPSRGHDRLDLPVTIRSVHRPFEDRERQELGSPEERLQDSSDPDTGSEEEGGGRLSPPHSPRDFTRMQDIPEETESRDGEPVASES, from the exons GGAATTTATCCCAGTCGTCTGCCGCTGACCTCAGCCAAAG cTGTAGCCAACTGGAAGGGGGCTCGGGAACCTGGGCAGGCTCCTCCCTGCGACGGACCCTCAGCTTCCTCTTGGGCATGACCGGGAAGGCCAAG ACCCGGGAAAAGGAGAAGATGAAGGAAGCCAAGGATGCCCGCTATACCAATGGGCACCTCTTCACCACCATCTCCGTTTCGGGCATGACCATGTGCTATGCCTGTAACAAGAGCATCACAGCCAAGGAAGCCCTCATCTGCCCAA CCTGCAATGTGACTATCCACAACCGCTGTAAAGACACCCTCGCCAACTGTACCAAGGTCAAGCAGAAG CAACAGAAAGCTGCCCTGCTGAAGAACAACACTGCCTTGCAGTCTGTTTCACTTCGCAGTAAGA CCACCACCCGGGAGCGGCCCAGCTCTGCCATCTATCCCTCCGACAGCTTCAGGCAGTCCCTGCTTGGCTCCCGCCGTGGCCGCTCCTCCTTGTCTTTAGCCAAGAGTGTTTCCACCACCAACATTGCTGG ACACTTCAATGATGAGTCTCCCCTGGGGCTGCGCCGGATTCTGTCCCAGTCCACAGACTCCCTCAACATGCGGAACCGAACCCTGTCGGTGGAGTCCCTCATCGACGAAG GTGCAGAGGTCATCTACAACGAACTGATGAGTGACTTTGAGATGGATGAGAAGGACTTTGCAGCTGATTCCTGGAGCCTTGCTGTGGACAGCAGCTTCTTGCAGCAGCATAAAAAGGAAGTGATGAAGCAGCAGGATGTCATCTACG AGCTAATCCAGACGGAACTGCACCACGTGCGGACACTGAAGATCATGACCCGCCTCTTCCGCACGGGGATGCTGGAAGAGCTACAGCTGGAGCCTGCAGTGGTCCAGGGCCTGTTCCCCTGCGTGGACGAGCTCAGTGACATCCATACACGATTCCTCAGCCAACTGTTAGAACGCCGAcgccaggccctgtgccctgGCAGCACCCGGAACTTTGTCATCGATCGTTTGGGTGACCTGCTCATCAGCCAG TTCTCAGGTCCCAGCGCAGAGCAGATGCGTAAGACCTACTCGGAGTTCTGTAGCCGCCACACCAAGGCCTTAAAGCTCTATAAGGAGTTATATGCCCGAGACAAACGCTTCCAGCAGTTCATCCGG AAAGTGACCCGCTCGGCTGTGCTGAAGCGGCATGGGGTCCAGGAGTGCATCCTACTGGTGACTCAGCGCATCACCAAGTACCCGGTGCTCATCAACCGGATCTTGCAGCATTCCCAcg GGATGGAGGAGGAACGCCAGGACCTGACGACAGCACTGGGGCTAATGAAGGAGTTGCTATCCAATGTGGACCAGGATGTGCATGAGCTGGAGAAAGGTGCCCGCCTGCAGGAGATCTACAACCGCATGGACCCTCGGGCCCAGACCCCAGTGCCTGGCAAGGGCCCTTTTGGCCGAGAGGAGCTTCTGCGGCGCAAGCTGATCCATGATGGTTGCCTGCTCTGGAAGACGGCAACTGGGCGCTTCAAAG atgtgctgatgctgctgatgacAGATGTGCTGGTGTTTCTCCAGGAAAAGGACCAGAAGTACATCTTCCCTACCCTG GACAAGCCCTCAGTGGTACCGCTGCAGAATCTAATCGTTCGGGACATCGCCAACCAGGAGAAAGGGATGTTTCTGATCAGCTCGGGGCCCCCTGAGATGTATGAGGTCCACACGGCATCCCGAGATGACCGGAGCACCTGGATTCGCGTCATTCAGCAGAGCGTGcgagt ATGCCCATCCAGGGATGACTTCCCCCTGATTGAGACGGAGGATGAGGCTTACCTGCGGCGAATCAAGA TGGAGCTGCAGCAGAAAGACCGGGCACTGGTGGAGCTGCTGCAAGAGAAGGTCGGGCTGTTCGCCGAGATGACCCATTTCCAGGTGGAAGAGGATGGCGGCAGTGGGAtgcccctgcccaccctgcccagggGCCTTTTCCGCTCTGAGTCCCTTGAGTCCCCTCGTGGCGAGCGGCTGCTGCAGGATGCCATCCGTGAGG tGGAGAGCTTGAAGGACCTGCTGGTGGGGCCTGGAGTAGAGCTGCTCTCAACATCCCgagaaccagccctgccaacggATCCAGACAGCGGCGGTAACACGAGTCCTGGGGTCACTGCCA ATGGTGAGGCCAGAACCTTCAATGGCTCGATTGAGCTCTGCAGAGCTGACTCAGACTCCAGCCAGAAG GATCGAAATGGAAATCAGCTGAGATCGCCCCAGGAG GAAGCGTTGCAGCGATTGGTCAATCTCTATGGACTTCTACATGGCCTACAG GCGGCTGTGGCCCAGCAGGACACTTTGATGGAAGCTCGGTTCCCTGAGGGCCCTGAGCGGCGGGAGAAGCTGTCTCGAGCCAACTCTCGGGATGGGGATGCTGGCAGAGCCGGGGTTGCCCCCGGGGCTCCTGAAAAGCAGGCCACGGAACTGGCATTACTGCAGCGGCAACACACGCTGCTGCAGGAGGAGCTGCGGCGCTGCCGGCGGCTAGGCGAAGAGCGGGCCACCGAGGCCGGCAGCCTGGAAGCCCGGCTCCGGGAAAGCGAGCAGGCCCGGGCTCTGCTGGAGCGGGAGGCCGAGGAGGCTCGCAGGCAGCTGGCCGCCTTGGGCCAGACTGAACCGCTCCCAGCCGAGGCCCCCTGGGCCCGCAGGCCTCTGGACCCTCGGCGTCGGAGCCTCCCTGCCGGCGATGCCCTGTACTTGAGTTTCACCCCCCCACAG CCCAGCCGAGGCCACGATCGCCTGGATTTGCCTGTGACTATTCGCTCTGTCCATCGACCATTTGAGGATCGAGAGAGACAGGAGCTGGGCAGCCCCGAGGAGCGGCTGCAAGATAGCAGTGACCCTGACACTGGCAGCGAGGAGGAAGGTGGTGGCCGTCTGTCTCCGCCCCATAGTCCACGAG ACTTCACCCGAATGCAGGACATCCCGGAAGAGACTGAGAGCCGCGACGGGGAGCCTGTGGCTTCAGAGAGCTAA
- the ARHGEF2 gene encoding rho guanine nucleotide exchange factor 2 isoform X7, translated as MKEAKDARYTNGHLFTTISVSGMTMCYACNKSITAKEALICPTCNVTIHNRCKDTLANCTKVKQKQQKAALLKNNTALQSVSLRSKTTTRERPSSAIYPSDSFRQSLLGSRRGRSSLSLAKSVSTTNIAGHFNDESPLGLRRILSQSTDSLNMRNRTLSVESLIDEGAEVIYNELMSDFEMDEKDFAADSWSLAVDSSFLQQHKKEVMKQQDVIYELIQTELHHVRTLKIMTRLFRTGMLEELQLEPAVVQGLFPCVDELSDIHTRFLSQLLERRRQALCPGSTRNFVIDRLGDLLISQFSGPSAEQMRKTYSEFCSRHTKALKLYKELYARDKRFQQFIRKVTRSAVLKRHGVQECILLVTQRITKYPVLINRILQHSHGMEEERQDLTTALGLMKELLSNVDQDVHELEKGARLQEIYNRMDPRAQTPVPGKGPFGREELLRRKLIHDGCLLWKTATGRFKDVLMLLMTDVLVFLQEKDQKYIFPTLDKPSVVPLQNLIVRDIANQEKGMFLISSGPPEMYEVHTASRDDRSTWIRVIQQSVRVCPSRDDFPLIETEDEAYLRRIKMELQQKDRALVELLQEKVGLFAEMTHFQVEEDGGSGMPLPTLPRGLFRSESLESPRGERLLQDAIREVESLKDLLVGPGVELLSTSREPALPTDPDSGGNTSPGVTANGEARTFNGSIELCRADSDSSQKDRNGNQLRSPQEEALQRLVNLYGLLHGLQAAVAQQDTLMEARFPEGPERREKLSRANSRDGDAGRAGVAPGAPEKQATELALLQRQHTLLQEELRRCRRLGEERATEAGSLEARLRESEQARALLEREAEEARRQLAALGQTEPLPAEAPWARRPLDPRRRSLPAGDALYLSFTPPQPSRGHDRLDLPVTIRSVHRPFEDRERQELGSPEERLQDSSDPDTGSEEEGGGRLSPPHSPRDFTRMQDIPEETESRDGEPVASES; from the exons ATGAAGGAAGCCAAGGATGCCCGCTATACCAATGGGCACCTCTTCACCACCATCTCCGTTTCGGGCATGACCATGTGCTATGCCTGTAACAAGAGCATCACAGCCAAGGAAGCCCTCATCTGCCCAA CCTGCAATGTGACTATCCACAACCGCTGTAAAGACACCCTCGCCAACTGTACCAAGGTCAAGCAGAAG CAACAGAAAGCTGCCCTGCTGAAGAACAACACTGCCTTGCAGTCTGTTTCACTTCGCAGTAAGA CCACCACCCGGGAGCGGCCCAGCTCTGCCATCTATCCCTCCGACAGCTTCAGGCAGTCCCTGCTTGGCTCCCGCCGTGGCCGCTCCTCCTTGTCTTTAGCCAAGAGTGTTTCCACCACCAACATTGCTGG ACACTTCAATGATGAGTCTCCCCTGGGGCTGCGCCGGATTCTGTCCCAGTCCACAGACTCCCTCAACATGCGGAACCGAACCCTGTCGGTGGAGTCCCTCATCGACGAAG GTGCAGAGGTCATCTACAACGAACTGATGAGTGACTTTGAGATGGATGAGAAGGACTTTGCAGCTGATTCCTGGAGCCTTGCTGTGGACAGCAGCTTCTTGCAGCAGCATAAAAAGGAAGTGATGAAGCAGCAGGATGTCATCTACG AGCTAATCCAGACGGAACTGCACCACGTGCGGACACTGAAGATCATGACCCGCCTCTTCCGCACGGGGATGCTGGAAGAGCTACAGCTGGAGCCTGCAGTGGTCCAGGGCCTGTTCCCCTGCGTGGACGAGCTCAGTGACATCCATACACGATTCCTCAGCCAACTGTTAGAACGCCGAcgccaggccctgtgccctgGCAGCACCCGGAACTTTGTCATCGATCGTTTGGGTGACCTGCTCATCAGCCAG TTCTCAGGTCCCAGCGCAGAGCAGATGCGTAAGACCTACTCGGAGTTCTGTAGCCGCCACACCAAGGCCTTAAAGCTCTATAAGGAGTTATATGCCCGAGACAAACGCTTCCAGCAGTTCATCCGG AAAGTGACCCGCTCGGCTGTGCTGAAGCGGCATGGGGTCCAGGAGTGCATCCTACTGGTGACTCAGCGCATCACCAAGTACCCGGTGCTCATCAACCGGATCTTGCAGCATTCCCAcg GGATGGAGGAGGAACGCCAGGACCTGACGACAGCACTGGGGCTAATGAAGGAGTTGCTATCCAATGTGGACCAGGATGTGCATGAGCTGGAGAAAGGTGCCCGCCTGCAGGAGATCTACAACCGCATGGACCCTCGGGCCCAGACCCCAGTGCCTGGCAAGGGCCCTTTTGGCCGAGAGGAGCTTCTGCGGCGCAAGCTGATCCATGATGGTTGCCTGCTCTGGAAGACGGCAACTGGGCGCTTCAAAG atgtgctgatgctgctgatgacAGATGTGCTGGTGTTTCTCCAGGAAAAGGACCAGAAGTACATCTTCCCTACCCTG GACAAGCCCTCAGTGGTACCGCTGCAGAATCTAATCGTTCGGGACATCGCCAACCAGGAGAAAGGGATGTTTCTGATCAGCTCGGGGCCCCCTGAGATGTATGAGGTCCACACGGCATCCCGAGATGACCGGAGCACCTGGATTCGCGTCATTCAGCAGAGCGTGcgagt ATGCCCATCCAGGGATGACTTCCCCCTGATTGAGACGGAGGATGAGGCTTACCTGCGGCGAATCAAGA TGGAGCTGCAGCAGAAAGACCGGGCACTGGTGGAGCTGCTGCAAGAGAAGGTCGGGCTGTTCGCCGAGATGACCCATTTCCAGGTGGAAGAGGATGGCGGCAGTGGGAtgcccctgcccaccctgcccagggGCCTTTTCCGCTCTGAGTCCCTTGAGTCCCCTCGTGGCGAGCGGCTGCTGCAGGATGCCATCCGTGAGG tGGAGAGCTTGAAGGACCTGCTGGTGGGGCCTGGAGTAGAGCTGCTCTCAACATCCCgagaaccagccctgccaacggATCCAGACAGCGGCGGTAACACGAGTCCTGGGGTCACTGCCA ATGGTGAGGCCAGAACCTTCAATGGCTCGATTGAGCTCTGCAGAGCTGACTCAGACTCCAGCCAGAAG GATCGAAATGGAAATCAGCTGAGATCGCCCCAGGAG GAAGCGTTGCAGCGATTGGTCAATCTCTATGGACTTCTACATGGCCTACAG GCGGCTGTGGCCCAGCAGGACACTTTGATGGAAGCTCGGTTCCCTGAGGGCCCTGAGCGGCGGGAGAAGCTGTCTCGAGCCAACTCTCGGGATGGGGATGCTGGCAGAGCCGGGGTTGCCCCCGGGGCTCCTGAAAAGCAGGCCACGGAACTGGCATTACTGCAGCGGCAACACACGCTGCTGCAGGAGGAGCTGCGGCGCTGCCGGCGGCTAGGCGAAGAGCGGGCCACCGAGGCCGGCAGCCTGGAAGCCCGGCTCCGGGAAAGCGAGCAGGCCCGGGCTCTGCTGGAGCGGGAGGCCGAGGAGGCTCGCAGGCAGCTGGCCGCCTTGGGCCAGACTGAACCGCTCCCAGCCGAGGCCCCCTGGGCCCGCAGGCCTCTGGACCCTCGGCGTCGGAGCCTCCCTGCCGGCGATGCCCTGTACTTGAGTTTCACCCCCCCACAG CCCAGCCGAGGCCACGATCGCCTGGATTTGCCTGTGACTATTCGCTCTGTCCATCGACCATTTGAGGATCGAGAGAGACAGGAGCTGGGCAGCCCCGAGGAGCGGCTGCAAGATAGCAGTGACCCTGACACTGGCAGCGAGGAGGAAGGTGGTGGCCGTCTGTCTCCGCCCCATAGTCCACGAG ACTTCACCCGAATGCAGGACATCCCGGAAGAGACTGAGAGCCGCGACGGGGAGCCTGTGGCTTCAGAGAGCTAA
- the ARHGEF2 gene encoding rho guanine nucleotide exchange factor 2 isoform X8 — MSRIESLTRARIDRSKELASKTREKEKMKEAKDARYTNGHLFTTISVSGMTMCYACNKSITAKEALICPTCNVTIHNRCKDTLANCTKVKQKQQKAALLKNNTALQSVSLRSKTTTRERPSSAIYPSDSFRQSLLGSRRGRSSLSLAKSVSTTNIAGHFNDESPLGLRRILSQSTDSLNMRNRTLSVESLIDEGAEVIYNELMSDFEMDEKDFAADSWSLAVDSSFLQQHKKEVMKQQDVIYELIQTELHHVRTLKIMTRLFRTGMLEELQLEPAVVQGLFPCVDELSDIHTRFLSQLLERRRQALCPGSTRNFVIDRLGDLLISQFSGPSAEQMRKTYSEFCSRHTKALKLYKELYARDKRFQQFIRKVTRSAVLKRHGVQECILLVTQRITKYPVLINRILQHSHGMEEERQDLTTALGLMKELLSNVDQDVHELEKGARLQEIYNRMDPRAQTPVPGKGPFGREELLRRKLIHDGCLLWKTATGRFKDVLMLLMTDVLVFLQEKDQKYIFPTLDKPSVVPLQNLIVRDIANQEKGMFLISSGPPEMYEVHTASRDDRSTWIRVIQQSVRVCPSRDDFPLIETEDEAYLRRIKMELQQKDRALVELLQEKVGLFAEMTHFQVEEDGGSGMPLPTLPRGLFRSESLESPRGERLLQDAIREVESLKDLLVGPGVELLSTSREPALPTDPDSGGNTSPGVTANGEARTFNGSIELCRADSDSSQKDRNGNQLRSPQEEALQRLVNLYGLLHGLQAAVAQQDTLMEARFPEGPERREKLSRANSRDGDAGRAGVAPGAPEKQATELALLQRQHTLLQEELRRCRRLGEERATEAGSLEARLRESEQARALLEREAEEARRQLAALGQTEPLPAEAPWARRPLDPRRRSLPAGDALYLSFTPPQPSRGHDRLDLPVTIRSVHRPFEDRERQELGSPEERLQDSSDPDTGSEEEGGGRLSPPHSPRDFTRMQDIPEETESRDGEPVASES, encoded by the exons ATGTCTCGGATCGAATCTCTCACGCGGGCGCGGATCGACCGGAGCAAAGAGCTGGCGAGCAAG ACCCGGGAAAAGGAGAAGATGAAGGAAGCCAAGGATGCCCGCTATACCAATGGGCACCTCTTCACCACCATCTCCGTTTCGGGCATGACCATGTGCTATGCCTGTAACAAGAGCATCACAGCCAAGGAAGCCCTCATCTGCCCAA CCTGCAATGTGACTATCCACAACCGCTGTAAAGACACCCTCGCCAACTGTACCAAGGTCAAGCAGAAG CAACAGAAAGCTGCCCTGCTGAAGAACAACACTGCCTTGCAGTCTGTTTCACTTCGCAGTAAGA CCACCACCCGGGAGCGGCCCAGCTCTGCCATCTATCCCTCCGACAGCTTCAGGCAGTCCCTGCTTGGCTCCCGCCGTGGCCGCTCCTCCTTGTCTTTAGCCAAGAGTGTTTCCACCACCAACATTGCTGG ACACTTCAATGATGAGTCTCCCCTGGGGCTGCGCCGGATTCTGTCCCAGTCCACAGACTCCCTCAACATGCGGAACCGAACCCTGTCGGTGGAGTCCCTCATCGACGAAG GTGCAGAGGTCATCTACAACGAACTGATGAGTGACTTTGAGATGGATGAGAAGGACTTTGCAGCTGATTCCTGGAGCCTTGCTGTGGACAGCAGCTTCTTGCAGCAGCATAAAAAGGAAGTGATGAAGCAGCAGGATGTCATCTACG AGCTAATCCAGACGGAACTGCACCACGTGCGGACACTGAAGATCATGACCCGCCTCTTCCGCACGGGGATGCTGGAAGAGCTACAGCTGGAGCCTGCAGTGGTCCAGGGCCTGTTCCCCTGCGTGGACGAGCTCAGTGACATCCATACACGATTCCTCAGCCAACTGTTAGAACGCCGAcgccaggccctgtgccctgGCAGCACCCGGAACTTTGTCATCGATCGTTTGGGTGACCTGCTCATCAGCCAG TTCTCAGGTCCCAGCGCAGAGCAGATGCGTAAGACCTACTCGGAGTTCTGTAGCCGCCACACCAAGGCCTTAAAGCTCTATAAGGAGTTATATGCCCGAGACAAACGCTTCCAGCAGTTCATCCGG AAAGTGACCCGCTCGGCTGTGCTGAAGCGGCATGGGGTCCAGGAGTGCATCCTACTGGTGACTCAGCGCATCACCAAGTACCCGGTGCTCATCAACCGGATCTTGCAGCATTCCCAcg GGATGGAGGAGGAACGCCAGGACCTGACGACAGCACTGGGGCTAATGAAGGAGTTGCTATCCAATGTGGACCAGGATGTGCATGAGCTGGAGAAAGGTGCCCGCCTGCAGGAGATCTACAACCGCATGGACCCTCGGGCCCAGACCCCAGTGCCTGGCAAGGGCCCTTTTGGCCGAGAGGAGCTTCTGCGGCGCAAGCTGATCCATGATGGTTGCCTGCTCTGGAAGACGGCAACTGGGCGCTTCAAAG atgtgctgatgctgctgatgacAGATGTGCTGGTGTTTCTCCAGGAAAAGGACCAGAAGTACATCTTCCCTACCCTG GACAAGCCCTCAGTGGTACCGCTGCAGAATCTAATCGTTCGGGACATCGCCAACCAGGAGAAAGGGATGTTTCTGATCAGCTCGGGGCCCCCTGAGATGTATGAGGTCCACACGGCATCCCGAGATGACCGGAGCACCTGGATTCGCGTCATTCAGCAGAGCGTGcgagt ATGCCCATCCAGGGATGACTTCCCCCTGATTGAGACGGAGGATGAGGCTTACCTGCGGCGAATCAAGA TGGAGCTGCAGCAGAAAGACCGGGCACTGGTGGAGCTGCTGCAAGAGAAGGTCGGGCTGTTCGCCGAGATGACCCATTTCCAGGTGGAAGAGGATGGCGGCAGTGGGAtgcccctgcccaccctgcccagggGCCTTTTCCGCTCTGAGTCCCTTGAGTCCCCTCGTGGCGAGCGGCTGCTGCAGGATGCCATCCGTGAGG tGGAGAGCTTGAAGGACCTGCTGGTGGGGCCTGGAGTAGAGCTGCTCTCAACATCCCgagaaccagccctgccaacggATCCAGACAGCGGCGGTAACACGAGTCCTGGGGTCACTGCCA ATGGTGAGGCCAGAACCTTCAATGGCTCGATTGAGCTCTGCAGAGCTGACTCAGACTCCAGCCAGAAG GATCGAAATGGAAATCAGCTGAGATCGCCCCAGGAG GAAGCGTTGCAGCGATTGGTCAATCTCTATGGACTTCTACATGGCCTACAG GCGGCTGTGGCCCAGCAGGACACTTTGATGGAAGCTCGGTTCCCTGAGGGCCCTGAGCGGCGGGAGAAGCTGTCTCGAGCCAACTCTCGGGATGGGGATGCTGGCAGAGCCGGGGTTGCCCCCGGGGCTCCTGAAAAGCAGGCCACGGAACTGGCATTACTGCAGCGGCAACACACGCTGCTGCAGGAGGAGCTGCGGCGCTGCCGGCGGCTAGGCGAAGAGCGGGCCACCGAGGCCGGCAGCCTGGAAGCCCGGCTCCGGGAAAGCGAGCAGGCCCGGGCTCTGCTGGAGCGGGAGGCCGAGGAGGCTCGCAGGCAGCTGGCCGCCTTGGGCCAGACTGAACCGCTCCCAGCCGAGGCCCCCTGGGCCCGCAGGCCTCTGGACCCTCGGCGTCGGAGCCTCCCTGCCGGCGATGCCCTGTACTTGAGTTTCACCCCCCCACAG CCCAGCCGAGGCCACGATCGCCTGGATTTGCCTGTGACTATTCGCTCTGTCCATCGACCATTTGAGGATCGAGAGAGACAGGAGCTGGGCAGCCCCGAGGAGCGGCTGCAAGATAGCAGTGACCCTGACACTGGCAGCGAGGAGGAAGGTGGTGGCCGTCTGTCTCCGCCCCATAGTCCACGAG ACTTCACCCGAATGCAGGACATCCCGGAAGAGACTGAGAGCCGCGACGGGGAGCCTGTGGCTTCAGAGAGCTAA